The following nucleotide sequence is from Vulpes vulpes isolate BD-2025 unplaced genomic scaffold, VulVul3 u000000697, whole genome shotgun sequence.
CGGCAGCTGCTGGACGACGAGGAGCGGCTCACGGCGCAGACGCTTTACCTGAGCCACCGAGAGCTACCTGCCTGGGTGAGCGAGCGCCCCGCTGCCGGGGTCTCCCTCCAGGCCCGAGGTCCGCTCCCCACCCTGGCAGCACgggagccccccccgccccgccggccgccTTCTCCAGGGACCGAGCAGCCCCCCCTTGCCGCGCGCCCGGATCCCGGTCCGTCCACCGCATCCGTGCTTCTTCCTCGGCGCCAGGGCAGGCGGTGGGAACCCTTGGGGAGCCGGGCTCGGCCGGGGCGCCCCCCCAGCCAAGCCGCCCGAGCGCTCCCCGCTGCTCCCGGACGGCGCGTGGGGCTCCGAGGGCTCCCTCCTCGCTCCCGTCCTCCTGCAGACTTTTTTCTGTATTATCATCGTTTGCGGTTTAAGGCCCCGAGGTTCCTCCTTTTCCCGCTCTTCCCCCGGGGTACCCGCCGGGACCCAGCCGCGGGAGCACTGCCGCGGgagccgccgcccccgccccgcccctggccctggccctggccttgCAGCCCCTGGCAGTTGGGCCgcagcgcggggggggggggggggcggggggagggcaggggagggcgcccgctgcggggggagggaggggagggaggggtgggcgCCCGCGGCCCACCCACGCTCGGCCGCCCGGCCGGCCCCACCCTCTTCCGgactgcgccccccccccccccagcgccgCCGGtcccccgcccggccgccgccctCCCGGCAGGGGTGTGGGTCTGCGGCCCGAGAGCGGAATCCGAGCCGACAGCGGGCGGGCGGGGCCTCGCCGCGCGGGCCGAGGCGGGAGGGGGGGCGCGATCGTCCCAGGGCACTGCAGCCCCGCGGCCCCCACGCCTCGTCGCGGGAAGCAGCCTTGTCCCTGAAGCACCGCTCCTCCTCCCCAGTGCGGAGCACAGGTGTCCTTTCCCATAAAAGGAGTCACACtgatccaaagaaaaaaagactaggaCGACCCGGCTGGGGCCCGGTAGCTCGTCTCCCTCCCTAACTCAAGGAGCCGCTTCCCTCCGCCTTCTGGGCTTAGAAGAGGCCCCAGTAGGTAGCGAGGCGGGAAGAGGGCAAAAAGGAACCGAGACCTCGCCAACCCAGGATTTCCTCCTTAAACTCTGATTTGTCAGGCCCTCCCCGTCCAGCAAGAATGTGTCCGCCCGCCCTCCCCCTGTGCGCCCCGCAGCTGTCCCCggcccacatccccacatccccgGCTGTCCACAGAGCGACTCTGTGGGGCCTACACCATGTGGGCACCCCCGTCACACCTCTGCACCCCCAGACCCTGGAGGAGTGACTGCTCAGGgcatcccagcccctcccctccagcccctgggcaTGCCGAGGTCCTGTCACACcttgtttcctttcctctgtgGGAGCCCCCCAGCATCTCAGTAGGAAACTGCGGGTGGCAGGtgctcattccctctctcccttcctcacctCTAGGTCAGCTTTCCAGACGTGGAAAAGGCCGAGTGGCTAAATAAGGTGAGGGTTGGTTCTTTCATGTTTCATAAGCAGGGAATGGGGTTCATATCTCCAGCCAGACGCTGCGCACCCCAGGGGTAGACCCTGTGCTCTCTGTGGGGAGGATTCTAAGGAGCTTGTCTTTAGGGAGAAGATCAGGCTCTCCTGTGACAGGTTCCCTTTCCTTCCAGATTGCGGCCCAGGTCTGGCCCTTCCTGGGCCAGTACATGGAGAAGCTTTTGGCTGAAACTGTGGCCCCCGCTGTTCGAGGCTCTAATCCCCACCTGCAAACATTCACATTTACACGAGTGGAACTGGGTGAGAAGGTGTGTATGGTAGGAAGGAAAGTAGCGGGAGGGAGGAGGCGGGACAGGGGGGCTGGCCGCCTGGGAAGGGGCTCAGCtactcctccctttccctcttctctttcttgagAAGTCCTGTCTCCGCAGCCGCTGCGCATCGTAGGAGTCAAGGTTCATGCTGGCCAGAACAAAGAGCAGATCCTGTTGGATTTGAGCATCAGGTAATCCCGCTCACTGTCGCAGCTCCCCCTTCGCCATCCTGGTCACTCTGCCTgcctcacccccctccccgcctcagCCTAGTACCAACCCTCTCTGTTCTCTTCCCGCCAACCCCCAGCTACGTAGGTGACGTGCAGATTGATGTGGAAGTGAAGAAATATTTCTGCAAAGCAGGAGTCAAAGGCATGCAGGTGGGCAAATGTCAGGGGCCCCCATAATAGGGAGCCTTGTTTTGCCCTAAATTTCGTCGGATATAGGGAAGTGGGAAATTGGAAAAACCAAGGCTGGGGCAGTTCGGGACGGAAAGAAGGCCTTTTGTGGAGAAAGGCTTTGCTCTTCTCTGCCTAGCTACACGGTGTCTTGCGGGTGATTCTCGAACCACTCATTGGGGACCTTCCCATCGTGGGGGCTGTGTCGATGTTCTTCATCCGGCGCCCGGTAGGGGAAGACACTGAGGGGCATGGGGAAGGGGAAAATAGAGGACTGGGAGGAACAGGGTGGCCAGCTCTGGGGCTTGGGGGAGGAGAAGCTGAGGGATCTGGCAACTGTTGGTTGGGTGTGACTGTGCCACCGTGTGCCCTGTCCTGATCCCCTTGCCCTTTCCTTCCAGACCCTAGATATCAACTGGACAGGGATGACCAACCTGCTGGATATCCCAGGACTCAGGTGTCAGGATTTATGGGGCCCCTAAGTATTCCAGCCCTTGGTTGTGGGTTTTTGGGATACAAAACAGTAAGAGATGTAGCCAGCACCCTCTGGGAGTCTTGATCATCCTAGCTGGAGAGATGACAAATCCCCCTGTGATTTTTGTCCTGTCGGGGAGCGCGCATTTGGGTGGGGAACAAAGAGGGTTGCAGGCTGCTCTGCTCCATAGGGGTAAGAAGTAAAAGGCGAGCTGGGATGGCAGCAAAGGTTCAGAGCAGTAGTTGGGGAGTGAGGGTAGGAGAGCAGCCAAAAAAGCTTTTCAAGAAAGGATGTTCCTCTAGCTTTATGGCTCTCTTGGTTGTGGGCaacagagctgggggtggggggcttctggACGTTGGGGACACACACCTTCCTTTCTGTTCCCCCATCAGCTCCCTCTCTGACACCATGATCATGGATTCCATCGCTGCCTTCCTTGTGTTGCCCAACCGGTTACTGCTGCCACTAGTGCCTGACCTTCGTGATGCGGCCCAGCTGCGTTCCCCTCTTCCCAGGGTACGGCCTCTCCCCCATCAGATAGATCCTTCTCTCGGGGACCTTGTGCCCGCTCCTTCCTTCGGTTCTCATGATCGGATTGCTTTGCACAGGGCATTGTTCGGATTCACCTGCTGGCTGCCCGAGGTCTGGGCTCCAAAGACAAATACGTGAAGGGCCTGATTGAGGGCAAGTCAGACCCCTATGCACTTGTGCGAGTGGGCACCCAGGCATTCTGCAGTCGAGTCATTGATGAGGACCTCAATCCCCAGTGGGGGGAGACTTACGAGGTGGGAGAGCTGAGGAGTGGGGCTGCGTCAAATagggaggccctgggaggccGTGTGGGAAGGTGCTGAGGGACCTTCACAGCGTAGCCCCTGAGCCCCTTCTCCCGTGTGTCCTTCAGGTGATGGTACACGAGGTCCCAGGCCAGGAGATTGAGGTAGAGGTGTTTGACAAGGATCCAGACAAAGATGACTTTCTGGGCAGGTGAGCCTTGGCCTGTTAGGATTCTAAAGCCTCGGTGCTACCAGGGTCGCAGAGGTAATCCTAATCCTTTTGCAGGCCTGGGAATTGTATATTACTTTCCTTCCCAACCTCCCCACCCTCGCCTCCATCACGCACACGCGTGTACACACGCACGCAAATATCTGCTGAACAGAAGAAGGGAGTCTGAGAATTACCTTTTATTTCTAGGCGGGTGAGTGGAGGGCCAATGACACGCTACTAATGACAAcactctccttttcctctgctcactgccactcctccccgccccctccaggaTGAAACTGGATGTAGGGAAGGTACTACAGGCTGGAGTCCTGGATGACGTAAgttgagagaagaggaaggggggGTAGTCTCATCCATTGGGCTGACAGTCATCACTACGTTGGGGGAAGAGGTTGTGCGAATGTCTGATCCCTTACCCTTCACTTTCTGCTCTCCCTCCAGTGGTTTCCTCTACAAGGTGGGCTAGGCCAAGTCCACCTCAGGCTAGAATGGCTGTCGCTTTTGCCACATGCAGAAAAACTGGAGCAGGTAAGGGACATGGGAAGTGGGAAGGTAGCAGGGGGGAAGAGGTGGCTGAGAGTGTAGGACTGACAAAGGGGCGAGGGTGTGACAacctccccccccacccgcccacccTCCAGGTTCTGCAGTGGAATCGCGGCGTCTCCTCCCGACCAGAGCCCCCATCAGCTGCCATCCTAGTTGTCTATCTGGACCGGGCCCAAGACCTTCCCGTGAGTGTGGCTCCCGAGGGCGGCTGAACAGGAAGCTCTGGATGCAGCATCCCCATGCCCTCTCTTGTCCCTCCCCATGTGGCTTCAGAAGCAGCAGCATGGAATgccaggggtcctgggaggggATCAGAGCCACCTCAGGGAAAAGATCCTGATAAGAGCCCACCTTCCTTCACTGggacaaaaccaaaaacacccaAGATGGTGACTTCTCAATTCTGCCCCCACAGCTGAAGAAggggaacagggagcccaaccctGTGGTACAGCTGTCAATTCAGGATATGACCCAGGAGAGCAAGGTGAGGGCCGGGGTGTCATGGTGGGAGgtgtgtgcacgcacgtgcaTGCACATCTGGCTGGGGAGGACTGTTCTGGGGATGAAGTTTCCCCTTTAGGTGGTCTGTGAAGGCAAAGGCTTTCTGAAGAAACAGGAATGGTGCCGCAGAGCAtacccttctcccctcctgcaCAGGCCGTCTACTGCACCAACTCCCCGGTGTGGGAGGAGGCTTTCCGGTTCTTCCTACAAGACCCTCGAAGCCAGGAGCTCGATGTGCAGGTGAGATAAAAACCCACTGAGCCCCTCCTGGGTGTTCCGTTTGCCTTCCCAGGTCGTACTGTGTCCCTCTTTGATCATATTCCAGTCCATCTACCTAGactctccccatcttccccagTCATCTCTCTAGAATCGTATttctttgtaagatttatttttttattttagaggccgtgcgcgcgcacgtgtgtgtgtgtgtgtgtgtgtgtgtgtgtgtgtgtgtgtgtgtgaatgagaggaggggtggagggagagagaatctcaggcagactccctgctgagtacagagctcGACTCTAGGGCTTCacctcaagactctgagatcacgccctgagccaaaaccgagttggtggctcaaccgactgagccaccaaggtgtccctagAATCATTCTTTATAGcggcgcctggctggttcagtcagaagagcatgtgactcttgatcttgggatgtgagttcaagccctatgttcaGAGCAGAGATTATGTAATcaacttttttcttaagattttatttgtttgagggcactgggtggctcagtcagttggacctctctgcctttggctcagctcatgatcttcaagtcctgggatcgagccctgcattgggcttcctgctcagtggggagtctgcttctctctctccctctctgcccctccccactgctcattctctctcaactaaataagattaaaaaaaaaaaaaaaagatttcaacatttaaaactgagcatccttggggcacctggctagctcagtccaTAAACACGAGACCCTTGATCTTGTGtagtaagttcaagccccacctttgggtatagagattgcttaaaaataaaatcttaaaattaattaattaaaaataaaatgaatctgagcgccctctcttctttccagtgaaacaaaaaagaaaattttaaagtaggaacaagggatgcctgggtggctcagcagtttagcgcctgcctttggcccagggcgtgatcctggggtcctggaatcaagtcccgcgtcgggctccctgcatggaacctgcttctccctctgcctgtgtctctgcctctttctctctgtgtatctctcttgaataaataaataaaatctttaaaaataataattaaaaataaatataaataaataaatagatagatagatagatagataaataaataaataaataaataaatgtaggaaCAAATTCTAATAGAGAATGTCGATCCCAAATAAGAGCCTACAGATTCTGCTGATTTTCCCATCAAGTGGCAGGGCTCAAGTTGTCATCaggagagaattttattttagaaatgtcatCTTAAACTGcaaggatgtcttttttttttttttttttttaagattttatttactcattcatgagagacagagagacagagagagagagagagagagagatgggactcgatcccgggactctgggatcacgccctgggccaaaggcaggcaccaagctgctaagccactcagggatccccaaagatgtCTTTTAATCATCacaattagggcagccctggtggtgcagcggtttagggccgcctgcagccaggggtgtgatcctggagacccgggattgagtcccacgtcaggcttcctatatggagcctgcttctccctatgcctatgtctctgcccccccccccccgccccgtctcatgaataaataaaatcttaaaaaaataataatataaaaagaattaaaaaattaaaaaaatagtctgaGGGGAGGAGAATGAGAAGTTAATGGGAACAGGATAAGCAAAGGCAGAAAGGACCACAGAATAGGCATAAGAAAACCTGGCTGGAGTGGAGCAAAAGTTGTGTGGTTGGCGGAGCAAAAGTGAAACTGGAGCCATGTTACGATTTCCCCagtatttctccttttccctactttttttttttttttttaagattttgagaggaaaaaaaaaaaaaagattttgagagagagaatgaggagggggaggaacagagggcgaagcagactccctgctgagtagggagcccaacagcTGGGATCCGAGGATTccacctgaaggcagatgcttaactgagccacccgggcgcccctcttttttcctttgttcttccctACATCCCCTCTTCCTGGGCTCTAGGTGAAGGATGACTCCAGGGCCCTGACTTTAGGGGCACTGACTGTGCCTCTGGCTCGCCTGCTGACTGCCCCTGAACTCACCTTGGACCAGTGGTTCCAGCTCAGCAGCTCTGGCCCCAACTCCAGGCTCTACATGAAATTGGTTATGAGGGTATGGAGACGGAGCATGCACTGAGGGTTGGAGGGGCCTCGTGGATTCCTTGCTATTAAGACTAAAGAGGAGGAAATTCTCTAAGATCCGATGAGCTAGTATATGTGGAAGCACCCAGCAGGCACACAAAAAATGTTTGTTGCCCAAACCGGGGAAGAAGTGGTGTATGAGTAGGATGAGTGTCGGGGGAACCCTCTAGAGATTAGCCCAGCCAAGGCAGGGACCTGTTTTCCCCGTCAGAGCCTCTGCGCCGCCTCCAACCCCCAAGGCCCTTGCTTGCGGGTGTCTAGCTGCACTTCTCTGATTGCACAATTACACCACCCTTCCCAGATCTTGTACTTGGATCCGTCAGGAGTGCACTTTCCCACTGTGCCTGGAAGTCCTGGTGCTTGGGACCCAGACAGTGAGAACCCCCAGACAGGCAGCAGCGTGGATTCCCCGCCTCGGCCTTATCGCACTACTCCTGATAGTCACTTTGGGACTGAAGTGAGTCTATCTGGAAAGCACTGGCGAGGGTCTAAGTGTTGCAAAGCCTGTTCCAGGGCTGGTTTTGGCAGGTTTCTCTCTGACTGCCATCTGGTGCCCCTATCTGTCCCTTTTGCAGAATGTGCTTCGGATCCATGTATTAGAGGCCCAGGACCTGATTGCCAAAGACCGTTTCTTGGGTGGATTGGTGAAGGGCAAGTCAGACCCCTATGTCAAACTAAAGCTGGCAGGACGAAGCTTCCGGAGCCGTGTTGTTCGGGAAGATCTCAATCCCCACTGGAACGAGGTGTTTGAGGTCAGAATTGAATGGCTAGGACTCCTCGGagtcctcctccttctttcctctagCTCTGAGAATGGTCCAAAAGCCCTCTGGGGTTCAGGTGATTGAGGGGGGACATTCCCAgttatttgaagaagaaaaagaaaaaatctgcctCTGCTATTTTATCCTGCTAGGTGATTGTCACATCAACTCCAGGCCAAGAGCTAGACATTGAGGTTTTTGACAAGGACCTGGACAAGGATGACTTTCTGGGCAGGTGAGAGGACAGAAATCCAGAGGGGAAGGCCGGTTGGGCGTCCGGAGGCCACAGAAGTCTGGCTCTGGGAAGGCAGAGACTCCGCTCTGACCACGGGCCTCAGGTTTTGGTTTTTCTCCTCTCCAGGTGTAAAGTGGGTCTCACCGCGGTCCTGAACACCGGCTTCCTTGACGAGGTGAGCAAGGACTTAGAACTCGCGGCTCGTCCTCCTAGCCCCTCTGTCCCCACACCCCCGAGTCTAAGCCTGCCCACACCCACGCCCACAGTGGCTGACCCTGGAGGATGTGCCATCTGGCCGCCTGCACCTGCGTCTGGAGCGTCTGACCCCCCGGGCCTCTGCTGCTGAGCtagaggaggtaggtggggggctCCAGAGGGGTCACGGAGGACCCTTGCCCGCTCGGGGGCATGTGCGTCCCGCATGTCCTCCTGCCCCGCAAGGCCGCGTGTCCTCCCACAGGTGCTGCAGGTGAACAGTCTGATCCAGACGCAGAAGAGCACCGAGCTGGCCGCGGCCCTGCTGACCGTGTATGTGGAGCGCGCAGAGGACCTGCCGGTGAGCCCCACcgccccctcccggcctcccccgcCGCCTCAGGCTCTGATGCTGCGGTGCTGCGGGTGTATTTGGAATAGTGAATTCCAGGTTCCCCTTCCCAGGGCCGTGGTGGTGCTGGGGCAGGAAGAAGTGGCCTTTCGAGGCCACgagggtggtggtggcagtgacaCCGGGCCCTGCCTGCTGGCGGGGGAGCAGGGAGCTGCCGACCCAGGTCTAAATTCcagagcctattttttttttaaagattttatttatttattcatgagagtcagagagagagagagaggcagagggacaagcaggctccatacagggagcccaacatgggactggatcccgggtctccaggatcacgccctgggccaaaggcaggtgccaaaccgctgagccacccagggatcccctagagccTATTTAATAAGCGACACAACATTCTGTTTCTAGCTCCGGAAGGGGACCAAGCCTCCCAGCCCTTACGCCACTCTCACCATGGGGGATGCTTCCCATAAGACAAAGGTACCCGGGAATGCCCCAGGGCCGTCTGGGAGGGGTGTGGAGGCACAGGAGAGCATTCCAAGGCCTgaccaccacccctgccctcccctagACTCTTTCTCACACTTCAGCCCCCATCTGGGACGAGAGTGCCTCCTTTCTCGTCAAGAGACCACACGCTGAGAGCCTGGAGTTGCAGGTACTGGAAGTTCCTCCTGTGACCATTTTGCCACTGTGGGCCAGGTCCTGAACCAGGCACAGGGTCAGAGAGGGCAGAGccaatttttatctttatggAGCTCACACTCTCTTTTGGGAGAAAAAGAACCAGGGAAAGCTTCCAGACTGGTGACTGCTTGTAAAGGGCACTGTGGGGAACAGGCCCTGAGGTCATCAGGCATGGGGCagggcaggcgggggggggggggggggggggagaccaCACAACACACACACGAACGTGGAGGTTGCGAGTGGCAGCCGACGACCCTGAGCTTAAGGGTAAGCAGGCGCTgaccaggaagaggaggaaggctccaggctgggaagagaatgaggagaaagaagcaaagtaCAGGCCACGGGGGCAGACAGGCACGAGGTCACCAGGGCTCTTGACTACTACGTAAAGAACGTGGATTTATCCTGAAGGCGGAGCGAAACATTCGGAGGAGTGAGGGGTGACATGCCCAGATCTGCACATGACAAAAGTCATGCTGACCGCAGGATGAAGAACAGACTGAAGGGAGAAGGTGGTGAAAGCAGGGAGGTCAGCCAACAGGCTACTTAGTGGGGTTATTCGGACATGGGAGGAGGAGAACAGCAGAACAGCCTAGACGCTAACTCCGGGGCTTGTAGCATGGGGGGGCTGGACAGAGAAAGGTGCCATTGGCAACACAGGGGATGCCCAAGCAGGAGTCTTGAGGCATCGGAGACCATCCAAGGGGAAACGGCCTTCTAGGAGGTGGGTCTGTGGCCCGCTATCTTCCTCTCCCGTTAGCCGGCCATGAGCAAGCAACAGTAGCAGCTGTAGTGGTGGGTGTGAAGGGCCATTCCTAGGGCCTGCACTGTGGCAAGGCCACGGGGGACACGTGAGTGCCGAAGCACTGAAAGCGCAGATGGAGGGAGAAGAGCCCTCCAAGGGGCCTGAGGTGTCGCCAGGGCAGTGGGGCGTCCACCAGGAAAGAAGGGGGTACAGAAGCCAGTGGGGAGTGTTTGAAAAGATAGGAAGTGGCCAGATGTTaccaagaaacaaaatgagaTCCCTGAGCATCACAGACTCTTCGAGGTCACGATTATTGATGCTGCAGCCGGGAAGCAGCTGGATTTCAGTGGATTCAAGTGTGAACAAATGGGAtggctgggagtgggggaggggtggggtgccGGACGTCATCTGGGGCGTGCTTCCTCTGCAGCGGGGGAGTCCAGTCCCTTCCAAAGTTGGCAAAACGATAGAGAATGACACGAACGAACGGAAACCAGGAGAAGTTAAGCTGAAGTAACTGTTGGCAGCACGCGCTCGGGCGGGGGCTGCGGGTACTCAGCGGCGCCTCCGCGAGTCTTGCCTGGACGCGGGGCGCGGGCTCCGCGGTCTACACACTCTGCAGCCCCGCGCGGGTGGAGGccgcctccccggcctccccgccggCGCATGCACTCCGCCCCGGGTCGGCTTTGCGCCAAGGCCCCtgcgccgggggagggggggaggaggacggCGCCGCTTGCGGGGTTGCGGACCCCCCGGCGGCTCACGCAGGCTGCCCCCGCAGGTCCGCAGCGAGGGCGGCAGCGCGCTGGgctccctgtccctgcccctccccgagCTCCTGGCGGCCGAGCAGCTGTGCCTGGACCAGTGGTTCGCGCTGAACAACGGGCAGGGGCAGGTGCTGCTGAGAGCGCAGCTGCGGGTGAGCGCCCGGGGTGGGTGCCCAGGGCTGGGCGCCCGGGGGGTGGGTGCCCAAGGGTGGGCGCCCCGGGGGGTGGGCACTCGGGGATGAGCGGCCAGGGAGCAGGCCCACGCTCCGCGGAGATCGCTGAGGCCCACTGTGCCTGCTCacggccccctgcccccaggtccTGGTGGCCCAGCACTCAGAACGGGGGGCTCCCAACCCCAGCCCTAGTTCCTCATCCCTGAGCGAGGAGCCCGAGCTCTGGGGGGGGCTCCCCCACGGCCCCTCCTCGGCGCCAGAGCTGCGGCAGCGCCTGCCACACGCAGACAGGTgaggggctgggcgggggctgagGGGCAGGCTGCGGGCCCCTGGGCGAGAGGCTCCCAGCACCTCTgtgtccccaggccccaggacgCCCCGGCCGGGCCCCCGGGTCAGGTGGGCCAGGTGCAGCTGACCGTGTGGTACCACGCTGAGGAGCGGCGGCTGGTCAGCATCGTCCACGGCTGCCGGTGAGCCCCCCCCTTtactcccccccacctccccacctcctcctcgacccccccccccacctccacttcctcccccacccagctGCCTACCTCCCGCCACCCTCCCTGTTGCAGGGCCCTTCGGCAAAATGGACGGGAGGCCCCCGACCCCTATGTGTCCCTGTTGCTGCTGCCGGACAAGAACCGGGCCACCAAGAGGAAGACCT
It contains:
- the ESYT1 gene encoding extended synaptotagmin-1 isoform X1 — encoded protein: MERSPGASLVERASAPSDPPARPPGAHTQRDRTSGNQPAGPGAAAEALALLTSFGRRLLVLVPVYLAGAVGLSVGFVLFGLALYLGWRRVRDGKERSLRAARQLLDDEERLTAQTLYLSHRELPAWVSFPDVEKAEWLNKIAAQVWPFLGQYMEKLLAETVAPAVRGSNPHLQTFTFTRVELGEKPLRIVGVKVHAGQNKEQILLDLSISYVGDVQIDVEVKKYFCKAGVKGMQLHGVLRVILEPLIGDLPIVGAVSMFFIRRPTLDINWTGMTNLLDIPGLSSLSDTMIMDSIAAFLVLPNRLLLPLVPDLRDAAQLRSPLPRGIVRIHLLAARGLGSKDKYVKGLIEGKSDPYALVRVGTQAFCSRVIDEDLNPQWGETYEVMVHEVPGQEIEVEVFDKDPDKDDFLGRMKLDVGKVLQAGVLDDWFPLQGGLGQVHLRLEWLSLLPHAEKLEQVLQWNRGVSSRPEPPSAAILVVYLDRAQDLPLKKGNREPNPVVQLSIQDMTQESKAVYCTNSPVWEEAFRFFLQDPRSQELDVQVKDDSRALTLGALTVPLARLLTAPELTLDQWFQLSSSGPNSRLYMKLVMRNVLRIHVLEAQDLIAKDRFLGGLVKGKSDPYVKLKLAGRSFRSRVVREDLNPHWNEVFEVIVTSTPGQELDIEVFDKDLDKDDFLGRCKVGLTAVLNTGFLDEWLTLEDVPSGRLHLRLERLTPRASAAELEEVLQVNSLIQTQKSTELAAALLTVYVERAEDLPLRKGTKPPSPYATLTMGDASHKTKTLSHTSAPIWDESASFLVKRPHAESLELQVRSEGGSALGSLSLPLPELLAAEQLCLDQWFALNNGQGQVLLRAQLRVLVAQHSERGAPNPSPSSSSLSEEPELWGGLPHGPSSAPELRQRLPHADRPQDAPAGPPGQVGQVQLTVWYHAEERRLVSIVHGCRALRQNGREAPDPYVSLLLLPDKNRATKRKTSQKKKTLSPEFNERFEWELPLDEARRRKLDVSVKSNASFMSRERELLGKVQLDLAKIDLSQGAAQWYDLMDDKDKGSS
- the ESYT1 gene encoding extended synaptotagmin-1 isoform X2, yielding MERSPGASLVERASAPSDPPARPPGAHTQRDRTSGNQPAGPGAAAEALALLTSFGRRLLVLVPVYLAGAVGLSVGFVLFGLALYLGWRRVRDGKERSLRAARQLLDDEERLTAQTLYLSHRELPAWVSFPDVEKAEWLNKIAAQVWPFLGQYMEKLLAETVAPAVRGSNPHLQTFTFTRVELGEKPLRIVGVKVHAGQNKEQILLDLSISYVGDVQIDVEVKKYFCKAGVKGMQLHGVLRVILEPLIGDLPIVGAVSMFFIRRPTLDINWTGMTNLLDIPGLSSLSDTMIMDSIAAFLVLPNRLLLPLVPDLRDAAQLRSPLPRGIVRIHLLAARGLGSKDKYVKGLIEGKSDPYALVRVGTQAFCSRVIDEDLNPQWGETYEVMVHEVPGQEIEVEVFDKDPDKDDFLGRMKLDVGKVLQAGVLDDWFPLQGGLGQVHLRLEWLSLLPHAEKLEQVLQWNRGVSSRPEPPSAAILVVYLDRAQDLPLKKGNREPNPVVQLSIQDMTQESKAVYCTNSPVWEEAFRFFLQDPRSQELDVQVKDDSRALTLGALTVPLARLLTAPELTLDQWFQLSSSGPNSRLYMKLVMRILYLDPSGVHFPTVPGSPGAWDPDSENPQTGSSVDSPPRPYRTTPDSHFGTENVLRIHVLEAQDLIAKDRFLGGLVKGKSDPYVKLKLAGRSFRSRVVREDLNPHWNEVFEVIVTSTPGQELDIEVFDKDLDKDDFLGRCKVGLTAVLNTGFLDEWLTLEDVPSGRLHLRLERLTPRASAAELEEVLQVNSLIQTQKSTELAAALLTVYVERAEDLPLRKGTKPPSPYATLTMGDASHKTKTLSHTSAPIWDESASFLVKRPHAESLELQVRSEGGSALGSLSLPLPELLAAEQLCLDQWFALNNGQGQVLLRAQLRVLVAQHSERGAPNPSPSSSSLSEEPELWGGLPHGPSSAPELRQRLPHADRPQDAPAGPPGQVGQVQLTVWYHAEERRLVSIVHGCRALRQNGREAPDPYVSLLLLPDKNRATKRKTSQKKKTLSPEFNERFEWELPLDEARRRKLDVSVKSNASFMSRERELLGKVQLDLAKIDLSQGAAQWYDLMDDKDKGSS